One Alkaliphilus sp. B6464 genomic window carries:
- a CDS encoding CoA transferase subunit A, protein MTKIVSIEEAISHIKDGMTIMVGGFLGSGSPHKIIDALVKKEVKDLTLICNDTAFPDLGVGKMVVGKQFKKIIVSHIGTNQETGRQMNAGETEVVLVPQGTLVEQIRSAGAGLGGFLTPTGVGTLVEEGKQKIEIDGKTYLLELPLKADIAIIFGNKVDKKGNVYYEGAARNFNIVMSMAADTVIIEGETIVDVGQIAPQEVVIPSIFIDYIVRGEK, encoded by the coding sequence ATGACTAAAATTGTAAGTATAGAAGAAGCCATAAGTCATATTAAAGATGGTATGACTATTATGGTGGGCGGATTTTTAGGATCAGGTAGTCCTCATAAGATTATCGATGCTTTGGTAAAAAAAGAGGTAAAAGATTTAACTTTAATTTGTAATGATACTGCATTTCCAGATTTGGGCGTAGGGAAAATGGTAGTAGGCAAGCAGTTTAAAAAGATTATTGTATCTCATATTGGGACAAATCAAGAAACAGGCAGGCAGATGAATGCAGGTGAAACTGAGGTTGTATTAGTTCCACAAGGAACACTAGTAGAACAAATAAGATCGGCTGGTGCAGGCCTAGGTGGGTTTTTAACACCTACAGGAGTAGGAACCTTAGTTGAAGAAGGAAAACAGAAAATAGAGATAGACGGAAAAACATATTTGTTGGAACTACCGCTAAAAGCAGATATAGCGATAATTTTTGGTAACAAGGTAGATAAAAAAGGAAATGTATACTATGAAGGAGCTGCTAGAAACTTTAATATAGTAATGTCCATGGCGGCGGATACAGTTATTATTGAAGGAGAAACAATTGTAGATGTTGGACAAATAGCACCACAGGAAGTAGTTATACCTAGCATATTTATAGATTATATAGTTAGGGGTGAAAAATAA
- a CDS encoding 3-oxoacid CoA-transferase subunit B, which produces MDRNKIKEFIAKRVAKELKDGDVINLGIGLPTMVANYIDKDVDIILQSENGFVGLGPAPEVGKENPYIVNAGCQPVTIKEGGAFFDSTMSFSIIRGGHVDATVLGALQVDQEGNLANWMIPGKMVPGMGGAMDLVVGAKKVIVAMEHTAKGNPKILKKCNLPLTAVAQVDLIITEMGVMEVTREGLVLKELNPEFTLDEVKTATEAQLIIAEDLKDME; this is translated from the coding sequence ATGGATAGAAATAAAATAAAGGAATTTATCGCAAAGAGAGTAGCAAAGGAGCTTAAAGATGGTGATGTAATTAACTTAGGAATAGGACTTCCTACAATGGTAGCTAACTATATAGATAAGGATGTAGATATTATACTACAATCCGAAAATGGATTTGTAGGTTTAGGTCCTGCACCAGAAGTAGGTAAAGAAAACCCATATATAGTTAATGCCGGTTGTCAGCCCGTAACTATTAAAGAAGGTGGAGCATTTTTTGATAGTACAATGTCTTTTTCTATTATTAGAGGTGGACATGTGGATGCTACAGTATTAGGAGCACTTCAAGTAGATCAGGAAGGTAATCTTGCTAACTGGATGATACCAGGTAAAATGGTTCCAGGTATGGGTGGAGCTATGGATCTAGTGGTTGGAGCTAAAAAGGTAATAGTAGCTATGGAACATACCGCTAAAGGTAACCCAAAAATATTGAAGAAATGCAACCTTCCGTTAACTGCAGTAGCCCAGGTAGATTTAATTATTACTGAAATGGGTGTAATGGAAGTGACTAGAGAAGGATTAGTCTTAAAGGAATTAAATCCTGAGTTTACTTTAGACGAAGTTAAAACGGCTACAGAAGCGCAACTAATTATAGCTGAAGACTTGAAGGATATGGAATAA
- a CDS encoding sigma-54 interaction domain-containing protein: protein MKKNVAEELKRLKESMEMLEDLLDTAYYGMAIVDIDGKIVKWNYEKLMGIKEEDVLDKNVEDIIENTRLHIVAKTGEKELFEVQKIQGRDMITSRVPIIQNGKIIGAAGTVLFKDVKELKSLVQKLEMLEDTVHKYKGEIKRFHKTKYSFDNIITQNKKMIYLKEIAKRAAETNSTLLIQGESGTGKELFAHGVHRASLRKHGPFVTINCAAIPKELLESELFGYDGGAFTGARREGKIGKFELANGGTILLDEIGSMPMEMQAKLLRVLETREFERVGGNTRIEIDIRLIACTNENLEKAVEEGKFRQDLYYRLNVIQIEIPPLRDRIEDIPILAESLLHSLSEDLSVPKKILEFETKEALKNHTWPGNVRELRNVLERASTLCKDDIIRIEHLPEYLNKKAFKEDEYGEEDSLLLKNIVARVEKEAIKRAIEESRGNKTLAARTLGIHRTALYKKLEIYGLDW, encoded by the coding sequence ATGAAGAAGAATGTTGCAGAAGAACTAAAAAGGCTAAAAGAGAGCATGGAAATGCTAGAGGATCTGCTGGACACTGCTTACTATGGAATGGCAATAGTAGATATAGATGGAAAGATTGTTAAGTGGAACTATGAAAAATTAATGGGGATTAAAGAAGAAGATGTGCTGGATAAGAATGTTGAAGATATAATAGAAAATACTAGACTACATATTGTAGCGAAAACAGGCGAAAAAGAATTATTCGAGGTTCAAAAAATACAAGGTAGAGATATGATAACTAGTAGAGTGCCCATAATACAGAATGGTAAAATTATTGGTGCAGCAGGAACAGTGCTTTTTAAGGATGTTAAGGAGTTAAAATCTTTAGTACAGAAACTAGAAATGTTAGAAGATACAGTACATAAATATAAGGGAGAGATTAAAAGATTTCATAAAACAAAATACTCCTTCGATAATATTATTACACAAAATAAAAAGATGATATATTTAAAAGAGATTGCTAAGAGAGCAGCAGAAACTAATTCAACTTTGCTTATCCAAGGTGAGAGTGGTACAGGCAAGGAATTATTTGCTCATGGAGTACATAGAGCAAGTTTAAGAAAGCATGGACCATTTGTTACAATCAACTGTGCTGCTATTCCCAAAGAGTTATTAGAGTCAGAGCTATTTGGATACGATGGTGGAGCTTTTACAGGGGCAAGAAGAGAAGGAAAGATCGGAAAATTTGAACTTGCTAATGGCGGAACAATACTATTAGATGAAATAGGTTCTATGCCAATGGAGATGCAAGCAAAACTTCTAAGGGTACTTGAAACTAGAGAATTTGAACGGGTAGGGGGAAATACAAGAATTGAAATAGATATAAGGTTAATTGCCTGTACTAACGAGAATCTTGAAAAGGCTGTAGAGGAAGGAAAGTTTAGACAGGACTTATACTATAGACTGAATGTAATACAAATAGAGATACCACCTTTAAGAGATAGAATAGAGGATATTCCTATATTGGCCGAAAGTCTATTGCATAGTCTATCAGAGGATTTATCTGTCCCTAAAAAAATACTTGAATTTGAGACTAAGGAAGCCCTCAAAAACCATACATGGCCTGGTAATGTAAGGGAACTCCGTAATGTACTTGAGAGAGCATCTACACTATGCAAGGATGACATCATTAGAATAGAACATCTACCTGAATATTTAAATAAAAAGGCTTTTAAAGAAGATGAATATGGTGAAGAAGATTCTTTACTTTTAAAAAACATAGTTGCTAGAGTGGAAAAAGAAGCTATTAAAAGGGCGATTGAGGAAAGCAGAGGCAATAAAACTTTGGCTGCCAGAACATTGGGTATACATAGAACCGCATTATATAAAAAACTAGAGATATACGGATTAGATTGGTAA
- the pcp gene encoding pyroglutamyl-peptidase I: MKILVTGFDPFGGESINPATEAIKLLPKEINGAEIVTTQIPTVFGKSIDVLFDAIKRENPDITICIGQAGGRFQITVERVAINIDDARIKDNEGNAPIDTAIFEDGAPAYFSNLPIKAMVQAMKSSNIPAAVSNTAGTFVCNHLMYGALYYVNKYKQDMKAGFIHIPYIVEQVLEKANTPSMNVQDIVKGLTVAIQAVINNNQDINVQGGAIC, from the coding sequence ATGAAAATACTTGTTACAGGATTTGATCCATTTGGTGGAGAGAGTATTAATCCAGCTACTGAGGCGATAAAATTATTACCCAAAGAGATTAATGGAGCTGAAATCGTTACTACCCAAATTCCTACAGTATTTGGAAAAAGTATTGATGTATTATTTGATGCTATAAAGAGAGAAAATCCAGATATCACCATTTGTATTGGACAAGCAGGAGGAAGGTTCCAAATAACTGTAGAGCGAGTAGCTATTAATATTGATGATGCAAGAATTAAAGATAATGAAGGCAATGCACCTATAGATACAGCTATTTTTGAAGACGGTGCACCAGCATATTTTTCAAATCTTCCAATAAAAGCAATGGTACAAGCTATGAAAAGTTCAAATATTCCTGCTGCTGTGTCTAATACAGCTGGAACCTTTGTATGTAATCACTTAATGTATGGTGCTCTATACTATGTAAATAAGTATAAACAAGATATGAAGGCAGGATTTATACACATTCCATATATAGTTGAACAAGTACTAGAGAAAGCTAACACTCCAAGTATGAATGTGCAGGATATTGTTAAAGGACTTACAGTTGCTATACAAGCAGTTATTAATAATAATCAGGATATAAATGTACAAGGTGGTGCAATTTGTTAA